The region GTCACTTTTAACCATGCATCTTCAGGAATGATTTTTAACCTTTCTCAGCCACTATCTCAGGAATAAGTGCTGTTGTTTATTAGAGGGCTATAACATTCATATACTGTATAAATCAATAATTTATATGAATTATCACAGGCTATTGTGGGGGTTAAGGCATGTGACAGTTCATGGCTGACACAAAGCAGTACTCCATTATTTTGAGAATTTCCCAGTATGACCTGAAAGCTAGTGAGTACACAGGTAGAGTGTTTTTGTGGCTATTGGTCAATATTGAACAGTGTCAGCCTTACCCCAGTGTTCCCATTGCaaccctgaggctgggaacaCTCTCAAGAGATGAATGTGAAATGATGAGGACCTACAGTGATGATGAGAGGCTTCAGGTTGGCTTTAGAAGTGGGAGGTAGCTACTTGGTGTGGTAACTCTGCCACAGCCTCACGTGCGTGAGCTTTCAGAAGCAGGCTGGGACTgtcttggtggtccaggggctaagactccatgctcctaaggcaggggggctgggttcaattcctggttggggaactagatcccacatgctgcaactaagactcagcacagccaaataaatttaaaaaaataaatattaaaaaaaaaaaaaattcctggatcCATCCCTCAAATTCAAATTCTACTGGTCTGGGATGAGGCCTGAGCACCAGTATGGTTACAGTCCCAAGTGACCTCCACGTGTAGGAAGGTTGCTTCTGATAGTTGTATTACTCTACCCTTAACAAGaaatttgggggacttccctggcagtccagtggctaagactgcctgctcccaacgcagggggcccaggctcgacccctggccagggaactagatcccacacgccacaacaaAGGTCCGTGATTCCACAGGTCACAACCAACACCTGGGGTAGCCACATAAATAAACaggaaatttttagaaaatgctcGAGGCAGCCAGATGGGAGGAGTCAGGTGGCCAGAAATGGCTGCAGGACATTGACAAAAACGCAGAGTTGTTAGTATGTGGTTGGCTGAAAAGTTTGTTCCGGTTTTTCCATGAGATGGTGCAGAAAAACCGGAACAAACTTTGGCAAACCCAATACTGAAGTTATTTGAATCGCTGTGATTAACCCGTCTCCAAAACTTTCAACAGGTCAGCTACACAAGTACCCAAGGTGCAAGGCGTTGCTGGTGTGAGAATCACACAACAGGAAGGTTATGGGCGGGCAAGCTGAGTCCCACCAGAGCAGGAACTCAGAACCCGGGTGTCTGTGAGGTGGACGCTTGGCGGGGACGTGCTGGGGTGTGACGCTCGGCTCACAGTGACAACCAGAGCGAAGGGAACGTAAGCCCACGTGCCCAAGGTCTGCTGCCTGGATCCCTGGTTTGATGTCACCTTGACTCCCTTATCTCCCCCTAGCCCCGCTGCTTTCCTTCAGTATTTAAGATGCTTGACCAATTTATACAATTAAAATGTATGAGTCTAATCTCCTCACCTAAATTCTGATCAAGTGAATTGCCAAGTTGAATCCAATTAGAGCTCATTCACATTCTAACCAGTGTTTTTTACTTAAAGATAGAAGCCAAATATACTACAAACGCCCCCATTTCCATCTGTCATTCACTTAACTGCAAAATAAGATACACTCTAATGTGTCCAGAAACACAAAAAGATTATAAAAGTGATGTAACTAGGACCCacatctaattttaaaaacaccttCCTTTTTCTTACCATGTATTTAGTAATACCTACTAAATTCAGTAATATCTAATTTCACATATACaaatcatgaaaaatattttaacaatatagaAGGCACGAATTAATGTGAAACAGAGACATTCAGCTTTAAAACAGTAAGTCGGCAAAGAGTTTTTATGTGTGGCCATTTATTGATTGCTGGGAATACAGCTTACTGAGAATACATTGACATGCATTTGAGGGGAGAAATTAACCAAACCTGAAAGGAAGCCATTCAATAAGCCTGAGAGTTAATAAGGTAAGAGAGATTAGATCTAAAGACACAGTGTGTGGGGTGACTCCAACAACCACGGAGTGTTGTCCTTAAGATGGCAGCTGCAAACACTTTGGGAACTTCTGTTCTGAACTACTCTGGAACTATCAGGATAGACAGAAGATCACCCTGCCTCTTTAGTTTAAACTAATGCAGCAAAGAAAGCTGCTCACTGATgtgccagaaaacaaaaaatttgctGTCACTTCGAACTGTTCAAGGCAATTCCATTTTTACAAATTCTTCCACACCAGTTTGTATGCTTTAGAGTTATACGCAGCTATGAGATTTAGAAAAGATTCACAACTGATGCAAAAGACTGTAGTCATATCATTCCCATATCTGCTGATTTATGCTCTGTTCTAATACTAGCAGATTTTTACAGCATATTGTCAATTTTTCCCCAAGGTGTTGAACTCATTGATACAATAAAGtgatataaattaaaagaattccAGTTACACTTAAAAGGACAGAGATTAAATTACTGGAATGTCTCAgatcataatttaaaattatttaatgatataTGTGGTACATACGACATAAAGATTACAACCTAAAGGTGGATAAAGCGCTGAGACATACTCCTAACTGCAGAGTTACATGCCAGAGTTTCTCCCAAACTTTTTAAcgggtatttttttcttaaaatggtaACATCGATGTTACTTGATATTCAAAATGTTCTGAATTGCTTTCTGTGGTagcaggaataaaaaagaaaacagaaacggACATACcccagtgaaataaaaaaaaggcggggggaagattttgtttttttgtttttaagaggcAGTCTGTTCCTTCCATGAACCATGCTCTTTCCTTAAAGCTCTGGGGGTCGAGGGGCGGAGGGGGGAACCGGTCACGGCTTGCAGCGCTGGACAAACCGAGGGTACAAGCACACATCTCGGATGTGGTATCTGTCCAGAATCCAGGTCAAGAATCGTTCCAAGCCCAGGCCATAGCCACCATGTGGACACGTGCCATACTTTCTCTGttagaaagagagacagaggaataAAGACTGACTTTACAATTTTGTCTAAAATAGTGAAAGTTTTCTGCTGTAAAATGAGTCAGCTTATGGTGGTTAAGGGATAACCCCTGGACTTCCCTGcggatccagtggttaagaacctgcctgccaatgctggggacacgggtttgatcctggcCCGAGAAGATCCCACGCGCtcaggagcagctaagcccgggcactgcagctactgaagcccgcgctcCGTGACAAGAGatgccaccgcaatgagaagcctgtgctccacaacaaagacccagcgcagccaaaaataaacaaggaattCAACCCTTAAGCTACACTCCTTCATGGACcacatgggaaaaaatattttgatatgaaaaataaacCAGGGATTTAACACCCTAGAAAGAAGGGATTTCACACTTCAAATTAAGCTAATATCTGTGTATCAGAAGAAAAGGAACGACTAGATATTAGTAGGATCTaatgacacatttttaaaaactcaatagcAACAAGCGAGGCCAGCAGTTAACAGGTTTTCAAATTAAGTTAACATGCTAGTGGCCAAAGACAAAACGCGCAATACTCACATGCCACACTGTTAAAACCACGAGACTGAACACAGCTCATTCACATGCTAACGTACCAACCTGAATTCTCCCCTTCTGATGATCTCAATACACACAGAACTATTATACTGAAAAAGCACTGAAGGGcttatttaataaaatagtttttaccTGGTCCGTGTACCAGTAATAGGGAGTGGGGTCAATCCCTTCTCTtttgtaacctgccaggatctCTTCATTATCCCAGATACGCATGGAGCCGCCCACAATCTCACCAACGTTGGGCATCAACACGTCGACCTTTCAGAATGAGCAAATAAAACAGTCTTACTTGCTGTGTTTTGACTGAGACCATGCTGTCAGTCACGGTGCTGCTCTAGAGTTTCAATGGAAATCACTAAAAGCGTCTGATGATCGTGCCAAACTCAAATATGACTCAAATGCTATAATTCAATGAGGCGGGTTAAACACAGTAAGAGGGCAGAAAACACTTCTTGAAATGTTGgaagatttataataaaatacttgCTGTGAGCTGTATGTTACTGCAGTGGCccccctcagcccccaccccaccaccccctcaCCATCCCTCTACCCTCCAAAGGTAAAATCACTATCTGAGCCCTGGACTGACAGATTCGGTGAGGCGGGGGTCCTCGGGACAGCGCTGCATGTAGAAGGACTTGATCTCCACGGGAAAGCGACACAGCAGGATGGGCTCGTTGATGGTGTCCGTCATCAGCCTCTCCGGAGCTTCCGGGATGTCCTGAGGTTAGACAGGGGCTTCATGAACATCGACGCCTCCAAAGGCGCCTTGGCAGAAGCAGCTCTCTGATCCAGCGGCAGTCCATCATCCTACTCACCCAACAGAGCCCAGACACACGTCCACCCCATAACCCGTGACCACACGGATGTAAGGGACCATCTCTGTAAGCAGATCTGCCTCTTCCTACATTACACCTGGGCCACGTCACACGAGGAATgaaaacacaccaagacacacacgCTGGGGGGGTGATATACTGCTCCATTATCCCTTTCCAGTGGCCAGTTTTATCTGGGTCTGAAGCAAACACAGTCCACCCAGTCCCATAAGGTGTAGGATAATCAGCAGATGCTTCACAACATCATtgatctacacacacacaccatgttaTTAATAACACCCATCTTTAACTTCCCCTGTTATCTCCGCTCCTTTCCTGTTACAATAAATCTGCATGCCTTCAACAGTCCTAAGACACGGCTGTAAGACAAATAACCAGTGTCGAATTTATAAGTGTAACCACACCTGGAGCAGTTAGCCAAGAGAGGTTAGATGATGATGAATCAAGTTAATCTGTTTTCTGCTCACGTATCCTTCAGTAAACCACACATAAATTCAAGTTCAAACTGAAAAAAACTTGTCCCAGTAAAAACTGATTGGAGAGAATGGGGCAAGACTGATTGATTTAAGGTTAAGAACTGAGGGAGCTCCCCCATCGCCGGGCACAGTGGTTTGCAAGCTCTCCCTGGAGCCCTGCGCCCTCtacagtccaggtaggaaaaagGAGGTGAGCTCTTTAGGTACTAGTCACGAGTACAACTTAACTACAGGAAAAGGGTCTCCCTGCACGTCTCAGGGTCTGAAGACCTCTGCTCTATCCTAGCTGACATGGAGAGGAAATGCTGACAGGCTTGGAGGGCTGCCTGCCGGGCACTGAGTTCAGTAGGTCCTCTGACTTTGCAAGCGGACGTCACCTCCAAGGCAGAGACGGGATCAGACAGCGGGGTCGCTAGCCTCTTGCTCAGCAGCAAGGACAGGGGTAGGATTGAAGCCTGGGGGGCTCACGTTCTTTCCACTCAACCCCACCACCTTGCTGTACTAGGTGGTGATAGCACTCAGGTTTTCAGCACAGAATCTGGTTTTACACAAGGTCAACCGAATTCATGAAACAAAGTAATTTATATAAGCCTAGTACCCTGTCCTCTCTCTgtaatttctttctaaaaatgaaacaaaaatcacaCATTTCATTTGTAAAAGAGATTTGTAAATACTATGTAAGGAGTGGTTAAATGCACAAGGAAGAGGGTTTGGAATAGTGTTAATAACctattcccacaaacagtgctgGGAAGGTGGTCCTGGGCAAGACAGACATGCTCAGTGTATCTGCGGCGCTGGGCCACCTTCCCCATCAAAGCCTTCTCTCCTGGTTTTACATTTTAACCACTggctattttcttctttgaacctCCTCCATTCGAAGGAGTTTTAATTCACTGTTTGGGGGGAAggaaatattcttgcctgggaaatcccatggacagaggagcctgtgggctataatccatgaggaagcacagagccagacatgactgagtaactaacactttcacttttcatccttttttgaaAGTCAGTTACTTTctccagaaaaccaaaacaaacatacacacatggcAACACTTTGCATGTGATGTCAAAGTTCAGAATGATCTGAAGCGTCCTGCCAGTCTAGAGGATTACAACTAGAGCTAGTAAGAACATGGACTTATGGAAGAGGAATGAGACAAAGGATGGGGTGTGAAGGCCACAAACTGGCTAATGTGTACTGAAGACCACAGAAAGGCACTGCCCTAACGTCCACTCTATACCTGAGCCATGGATCCTCACACTAGCCCAAGAAGGAGGGTCTGTGGTTATCATTTAACAACAAGCAGATGCCTCCTACATTACTGGTGACCAGAAGGAGCAATCCACTTAAGCACAAGGCTCCCTTTGACACAGTGACTACAGAGGATTTCATACCTCTCCAAATTCATAGAAGGTTCCATCTTCTTTCTTTATGTTGTGTTCTTTCAGCCACACAATAGCATCTGAATAGTTCATCCGTTTGAAAGGCCGTTTAGGGGGCTTAAAATTCTACAGTAGAAAGGAAAAACACGGTGTACATAAAGAAACATTCACACGAACATTTCAAGAGACGCTATTTACCATTATCATTGGATATGACTTGACGAACGGCAAGACTTGCTCATTCACGCTGGCAACAGAGGGGCAGAAGCATAAAGGGAGGGGTGCGTGTGGACGTGTTTACGTTTGTGTTTTGATGATAACCACTGATGTGTGCACATTTCTTGGTACTATAGGAATGCACTATTAAGTAATTAATTTAATGGAAACATACCTCCTTGTCAATACTTTCAATAGTTTGGATCAGATAATGAATCCTCTTAGAAGCATTATACTTTGTGTACTCTGTTGATTTAGGTCTCATTTTTAATTGGCCATTAAGGGAATTTTAATCCTAACTCTGCCAATATCTTTGTCTAAAGGCCTATTGCCATTTTTGTCACCAAGAAAGGCTGGATTACATTCTTTTACCTTCCAGATTGAGCTGGTATAGTGCATTCTTGTTTATCAAAATATTCATAGCTTTGGGATTTTGAAACGGTAAATATTCATGATGTGTGAAACAGTGTGATACATAACTATGATCTTAATTATATAAAAACGGATGCTTAGTTGTGAAAATACACACCTAAGAGCTAGAAGGACTCATCAAATGGAAAACTGCTTGTGATTATGAATGACTTTGCTTTTTGCATCTTGTGTTTTTTAGGCTTCCTATTATGCACATGTtaacttttcagaaataaatactacttttaaaccttaaaaaaagtTCTTTCAGACTTAAAAGCAATTCGGGGAATTCTCtgacagtccagtagttaggactctgcatttccactgccaAGGGTCCagctggaactaagatcccacaagccatgcagtgcagtcaaaaaaaccccccaaacacTGGACATCCCTAAAAGTGGAAAAGACATACCAACTTTCTATGTAAGTTAAAATACTATGAAATTATTGGCAATAACTAGTATCCAATTTTAGTCTTCAAAATATCAGTCTGGTAATGGGTGAAGGggatcaaaaagtacaaacttccagataCAAAAGAAGTTAAGTCCCAATAGGATGTAACGTATGACATGGTGACTATAATCAGTAATACTGTACTATACATTTGAAAGCTGGTAAGAAAGGATCTTGAAAGGTTGCATCACAAGAAAAAAGCTGTAACTAGGTGTGGCGTGGgggtcattttctgtttttaaattttatgtttctggctgcgctgggtctgcGTTATTGGGGCACACGCTCTGGcgcatgtgggcttcagcagttgtggtgtgcaggcccCATAGCCCCGAGGCATACGGAATCCTCCCAGACtggagatcgaacccatgtcccctgcaggggCAGGTGGGCcctcaaccactgggccaacagggaagccccatttgctAATGTATGTGTCTCGAAGCATTACGGTGTACGCCTAAATGTGATATGTTATACACCAACTGCAATTcaaaaaaagtcatttatttcaAAGCTCACCAAACTATTAAATCTATAAAAATCAAGAATGTGGACTTTGCTGCCTTCTAAAACAGAATCCTCATTTCGTGTTACCATACGACGGCAGACCTACCGGGTTGAGGTCACGCACTATGCTTCCTGCAGGTGACTTCAAGACTCTATCGACCACGTCACACACCAAGTCCTCCAGTCGGCTCAGGAGCTCCTCGAAGGTCAGGAAAGGACACTCAGCTTCCACATGAGTGTATCTGAGGAACACGACACTAGCTCAGAGCTGCCCTTCTTCCCACTAAGTTTCTCTCAACCAAGGATCTTAATGCTAGGAAGCTGTCCATAAAAGTAAAACTCCCACCTTGCTAATCAACTCCCAACTCTGCAAATTCATTTTAGCCCACCTGACTTCCTTTCCCCCCTTCTTAATGATTTCTTGCTTATTCCCCAACACATAAAGGATCAAGAGACAGCAAATCAACAGACCTTCGTGAGCTATGACCTAAGAGGCAGAACTTCTTGGACAGTTTCCATGAACTCATTCAAGTGCCCTTTATAAAACCTCTTAATACTTCAGAGGTTTTACACAGACTGTCATGTACCTCCATGAAGACTGCTTCTCTGAACAGGTtttctcagaaaacaaaatttaaaacaaaagcaaaaagacaaccaCATACTCAGCCAGGTGCCTTCGTGTTCTGGACTGTTCCGCCCTGTATGACTGTGCGATACAAAAGACATCCCCCAGAGCAGGAATGCAGGTCTCCAGGTAGAGCTGAGAGGACTGGGTCAGATATGCCTCTTCCCCAAAGTAGTCCAGCTTGAAGAGTGTGGCACCGCCTTCCACCTGTGTTTGCACTAACGTTGGAGGAGTAATCTGTGTGCAAACAAACAGGAAAGGGGTAAACAGAGGCCTTCCGTGAGCACCGGGGCTCAAGTTCAACCATGCCAAAAGGCATCGTCTGCAGAGGGTGACCCACGCACACTCACTTCGTGGTACCCCCTGTCGAAGAAGTGGTCTCTGAAGCACCTGGTGACCACGGAGCGCGCCTTCAGGATCTTCGACATGTTCTCCCCCCGGATCATCATGTGTCTGTTGTTGAGCTGGACGTCGACGTCAGACTCCTCGTTGATCAAGTTGTCAGCGCCTCCGGCGGGGGCCAACCCAATCAGTTCCCAGAAGTCACAGCTCAGCTCGTGGCCCCCCGGAGCCTACCGTTTTAAacggggtggggaggaagaaagggagggagaaggaaacagagaatGTACAGGGTGAGGGATTCTCACTTGTGTCAACAGTTTCAGTAAGCTCATATTTAATTACTGGGTCTAAAAAATTATTCACATATAAACAGCAAGTTATTCTCGCCCTTGAAGATTATTCAGTAATTCTTCAGGCTGGAAATCACTGAGATTGTTACATCATACAAGCTGTATGGCACATGTATttcactggaaaaggcaaaggcaCTCTAAAGTTAGCAAGTGCATCACATCTTTATATTTATAATGctaaattccaaaaaaaaaaagacactaaaagCAACAAGCATACCACTCTTCTCTGAGAAACTCAACACACTCACCTGCTTGCCCTTCGGGGTAAGATTCAGCATTCCATACACTGCAACGCTGCTCTCAGTGGACAAGACAACACCGTTGTAACACTGACACTACAGAAAGATCAAGTTCAAATTCAGTTGCTCACATTTATAGTAACATATTCTACCAAATAGAAAGCAAAGGGGATTATTTATAAACAAGTTATCTAGTCCAAAACTAGCAAAATAAAAGACACCATTCAATCAAATgtttatacagacacacacatatgtgcatacatcctttatacacacacacacacacacacacacacacacacacatgcatgaataGCACTAGTCCACATCTCTTtaaaaaagtgaaggagaactttATAAGGGAGGGATCAGGCCATCAACACCTGAGTCCATTAATTATAAGGATGACTGGAATTATGTGATTCATCATGTGATGTAATTGAAAGAAGACAGCTATGTCCATGCAGTAGTTATATTAAAAAGACCTGAATCTGATCAGACCTAACCTCCAGCTtgtaagaaacacaaaggatAGAGGAACATTTACACCTTATGATGCAATCGACCAAATCCAGAATGTGGCAAGTCCCACAggacaaatgacccaattttttCCAATAAATGGCATGGGGGAATGTGACAGAAGAGAATGAAAGGGGAGAACTGCTATAGATTGAGAGAGATTTCAGAGACATTATCAACTGTAGGCAACATGTAGTTCTTGTTCAGATCCTCATTCTAACTAACCAACTGTAAAAAGACATTATGCATCAACTGGGAGAATCTGACTGGATATTTTTTCGGGGAGGGGGTGTGATAATGATTATGTggttatatgaaaaatatttcttcctgGGGCAGCATATGCAAGTATGTTTACATGAAATATGATGTCTGGGAGATAAAAGGGGGGAGGAGTAAACAGAATTGGGAATATATTAGTTATTAGTTGCTGAAGACTTAATGTGTATCCCTCCCAAATCCCTACGATTAAACCCTTTCCTGCTGTCAGGTGGGGCCTTTGAGAGGTAGTGAGGATTACATCAGGGCATGAGGGTGCAGCCCTCATGAACGGGACTAATGCCTTCCCTTCTCTGCAAGGATGAGGATATAACAGGAAGTGGGCAGTCTGCAACCTGGAAGACGGccctcaccagaacctgaccgTGCCGGCAGCCTGATCTGGACTTCCAACCACTAGAACCGTGAGACATAAACTTCCGTTGTTCCCATGCCCCCCAGTTCACGGCACTCGGTCACAGCCTAACTGAGACAttactgaggctgagagaggagcctgggcggTTTCCTCCTGCTGTTCCATTTTTGAGATGTTTGACATTTCCCACAGTAACAGTTTAAAGTAAGTATCCAGATGCCCAAATTCCCTAAACTAACAATAAAGgaaactactgaaaaaatcaaatattcagCCATCGtaaatatgagaaaatgtttaCCAAATCATCTGACAAGACACACTGGAGAAAACCCGTACCGTCCCGCAACACTAGAAACATTAAATTCTTTCCTAAAAACGAGAAAGAGGAAGTTCAGCCGGACTGTTCTTGAGGCGCCTGGAAGCACTTTCTCATAATTTAATCTTCTATGAAGGAACTGCCAAGTCTAAATGTGGAAAATCCAAACCTCCTACGGGGCCTCGTTCCTTTGAAGCAGTGTCACTACTCGGTATCTGCAAAGTATTTTACCTTCTTTACTGATTTTCAAACCCCACGCGAGCCTCCTGACCCACAGCATCATGGGAAGGCAAGACATAAACATCTGAGTCGAGGGGCCGAGCCTCCTTCACGCCCGCGTCCCCTGCAACGCCCAGCACAGTGCGTTCCGTGGAGGGTGATACACACAGCCACACAGAAGCACGCGTGGCTTTTTAAGCCCcgtttctttttttatgaagcATTTGATAACCACTTACAataaaaaacatgcaaaaaaataataataaaaagagaaagcaaaacatcAGGACCAAGTACAAATATGCTAGTCATAAAAATCAACATCACTGACACCAGCCAAGTTTCAGGTTTGGCTCTGCACTTGCTGTAATGTACCCCCTGCTTTTCATTAcataattcaattcagttcaacaaatatttcctggATACCTCCTGATGATTGTTTCCAGGATCAAAGGATACAACTGATTGTATCCATTACAGTTAAgcaacatttaaataatttttaaactttcaataGTTGTATTAAAAGAATGAACTTAGGATAccagtcactgtttcctttgaaGAGCTAGCATTCCCAAACAAAAATACCCTCCAATAAATGCTTTTCCTCATGTTCTTCATTTAAGACTAGGCATAttgaaaattaaagagagaaaagtacAACCATGCCAGTTACCTTGCCGACGCAGCCTGTGGACCCAGCCAAATACCTTTACCCTTTGGCCTCTATATCCTTCTAGTTCCCGAATCTTCACCTGTCAAGTTAACGTAAATAATGTTTGACCCAGCATGTCATTCATCACATACCAACTTTGTCATGAATATCGGATGGATGGCagtaaagtgtttaaaaaaaaccaaaaatgatgTAAAACTGCAGATACCCACTTGACTGCATGTTACGGTCAAAAAATCTCACCATGCCagaggagttaaaaaaaaaaaatccaggtctTCTTTGTCTTAGTGCAAAACTGGCCGAGAGAAACACCCAGAACTTCAGATATTGCTCAAGTCAGTGAATCAATGAAATTCATGGCAGCAACAACCCTAGCCCACACAGAGCCCCTTCCCTGACCTCACGGACCCTCCTGGCACCCTGGGAGGTGGAAGCTACCAAGGCTGGCTTTCATCTGGGGgacggggggcggggaggaagggGCTGGCGGGTGTGGCCGAGCACACAGCTCCCTCACTAAGGAAGCAAGAAAAACACAACAGCTCAGTAGCAGTAATAACTATTCTCTTCCAGAAAGAACAT is a window of Cervus canadensis isolate Bull #8, Minnesota chromosome 23, ASM1932006v1, whole genome shotgun sequence DNA encoding:
- the NARS1 gene encoding asparagine--tRNA ligase, cytoplasmic isoform X1, whose product is MSLEVARAPAGMVLAELYVSDREGNDATGDGTKEKPFKTGLKALMTVGKEPFPTIYVDSQKENERWDVISKSQMKNIRKLWHREQMKSESREKKEAEDNLRREKNLEEAKKITIKNDPSLPEPKCVKIRELEGYRGQRVKVFGWVHRLRRQGKNLMFLVLRDGTGFLQCVLSDDLCQCYNGVVLSTESSVAVYGMLNLTPKGKQAPGGHELSCDFWELIGLAPAGGADNLINEESDVDVQLNNRHMMIRGENMSKILKARSVVTRCFRDHFFDRGYHEITPPTLVQTQVEGGATLFKLDYFGEEAYLTQSSQLYLETCIPALGDVFCIAQSYRAEQSRTRRHLAEYTHVEAECPFLTFEELLSRLEDLVCDVVDRVLKSPAGSIVRDLNPNFKPPKRPFKRMNYSDAIVWLKEHNIKKEDGTFYEFGEDIPEAPERLMTDTINEPILLCRFPVEIKSFYMQRCPEDPRLTESVDVLMPNVGEIVGGSMRIWDNEEILAGYKREGIDPTPYYWYTDQRKYGTCPHGGYGLGLERFLTWILDRYHIRDVCLYPRFVQRCKP
- the NARS1 gene encoding asparagine--tRNA ligase, cytoplasmic isoform X2, which encodes MSLEVARAPAGMVLELYVSDREGNDATGDGTKEKPFKTGLKALMTVGKEPFPTIYVDSQKENERWDVISKSQMKNIRKLWHREQMKSESREKKEAEDNLRREKNLEEAKKITIKNDPSLPEPKCVKIRELEGYRGQRVKVFGWVHRLRRQGKNLMFLVLRDGTGFLQCVLSDDLCQCYNGVVLSTESSVAVYGMLNLTPKGKQAPGGHELSCDFWELIGLAPAGGADNLINEESDVDVQLNNRHMMIRGENMSKILKARSVVTRCFRDHFFDRGYHEITPPTLVQTQVEGGATLFKLDYFGEEAYLTQSSQLYLETCIPALGDVFCIAQSYRAEQSRTRRHLAEYTHVEAECPFLTFEELLSRLEDLVCDVVDRVLKSPAGSIVRDLNPNFKPPKRPFKRMNYSDAIVWLKEHNIKKEDGTFYEFGEDIPEAPERLMTDTINEPILLCRFPVEIKSFYMQRCPEDPRLTESVDVLMPNVGEIVGGSMRIWDNEEILAGYKREGIDPTPYYWYTDQRKYGTCPHGGYGLGLERFLTWILDRYHIRDVCLYPRFVQRCKP